A part of Bacillus thuringiensis genomic DNA contains:
- a CDS encoding DUF3915 domain-containing protein, translating into MFGSFGCCDNFRDCHHRERECDHREKEREVRPQQPAVCNVLASISVGTELSLLSIRGNGTFNNVIFEGFANGVALFSALARNNDNKDNNKDDKNNQNRNTFTGILRVCPTDIVAIAI; encoded by the coding sequence ATGTTTGGATCATTTGGATGCTGTGATAACTTTAGAGACTGTCATCATCGTGAAAGAGAGTGTGACCATCGCGAGAAAGAGAGAGAAGTAAGACCACAACAACCAGCTGTATGTAACGTACTTGCTAGCATTTCAGTTGGAACAGAGCTTTCTCTTTTAAGCATTAGAGGTAACGGCACATTCAACAATGTAATTTTTGAAGGTTTCGCTAACGGTGTTGCTCTTTTCTCTGCTTTAGCTCGTAATAACGATAACAAAGATAACAATAAAGACGATAAGAACAATCAAAACCGAAATACTTTTACTGGTATTTTACGTGTATGCCCAACTGATATCGTTGCAATCGCTATCTAA
- the ptsP gene encoding phosphoenolpyruvate--protein phosphotransferase: MTLNIQGIAASSGIAIAKAFRLENPEFNIEKKSITNEAAEIARLDAALEKAKTELEAIKDHAFAELGADKAAIFEAHLLVLNDPELVNPVKDKVNSEKVNAEFAMDEVASMFISMFENMDNEYMKERAADIRDVTKRVLAHLLGINFSNPGTISEEVIIIAEDLTPSDTAQLNRKYAKGFTTDIGGRTSHSAIMARSMEIPAVVGTKVVMEKIQNGDIVIIDGLDGEVIVNPSEETLRSFEEKKAKFEEQKTEWAKLKDQATVTSDGHHVELVANIGTPNDVQGIIDNGGEGVGLYRTEFLYMGRDNLPTEEEQFEAYKAVLEGVKEGQPVVVRTLDIGGDKELPYLHLPKEMNPFLGYRAIRLCLDEQDVFRTQLRALLRASVYGNLKIMFPMIATLDEFRQAKAILLEEKAKLVEAGTTVSDSIEVGMMVEIPASAVLADQFAKEVDFFSIGTNDLIQYTMAADRMNEQVAYLYQPYNPSILRLVKMVIDAAHKEGKWAGMCGEMAGDSLAIPLLLGLGLDEFSMSATSILPARTQLSKLSKAEMETLAEKALMMSTAEEVVELVKSI; the protein is encoded by the coding sequence ATGACTCTTAATATTCAAGGGATCGCTGCATCAAGTGGGATTGCTATTGCAAAGGCTTTCAGACTTGAGAATCCTGAATTTAACATCGAAAAGAAATCAATTACAAACGAAGCTGCTGAAATTGCACGCTTAGACGCTGCGCTTGAGAAAGCAAAAACTGAATTAGAAGCAATTAAGGACCACGCTTTTGCTGAGCTTGGTGCTGACAAAGCTGCGATTTTTGAAGCACATTTATTAGTGTTAAATGATCCAGAACTAGTAAACCCAGTAAAAGATAAAGTAAATAGCGAAAAAGTAAATGCTGAATTTGCAATGGATGAAGTTGCATCAATGTTTATTTCTATGTTTGAAAACATGGATAACGAATATATGAAAGAACGTGCTGCGGACATTCGTGACGTAACAAAACGCGTTCTTGCACATTTACTAGGAATTAACTTCTCAAACCCTGGTACAATTTCTGAAGAAGTAATCATTATTGCTGAAGATTTAACACCATCTGATACAGCTCAGTTAAACCGTAAGTATGCAAAAGGTTTCACGACTGATATCGGTGGACGTACATCTCACTCTGCAATTATGGCTCGTTCTATGGAAATTCCTGCAGTTGTTGGTACGAAAGTTGTTATGGAGAAAATCCAAAACGGCGATATCGTAATCATCGACGGTTTAGATGGGGAAGTAATTGTAAATCCATCAGAAGAAACTCTTCGCTCGTTTGAAGAAAAGAAAGCGAAATTTGAAGAGCAAAAAACTGAATGGGCAAAATTAAAAGACCAAGCTACTGTAACAAGTGATGGACATCACGTTGAGCTTGTTGCAAATATCGGAACACCAAATGATGTACAAGGTATTATCGATAATGGCGGAGAAGGCGTTGGTTTATACCGTACAGAATTCTTATACATGGGCCGTGACAATCTTCCAACAGAAGAAGAGCAGTTCGAAGCGTATAAAGCAGTTCTTGAAGGTGTAAAAGAAGGTCAGCCTGTTGTTGTTCGTACACTTGATATCGGTGGAGATAAAGAGCTTCCATACTTACATTTACCAAAAGAAATGAACCCATTCTTAGGATACCGCGCAATTCGCTTATGTCTTGATGAGCAAGATGTGTTCCGTACACAACTTCGTGCATTACTTCGTGCTAGCGTATACGGTAACTTAAAAATTATGTTCCCAATGATTGCAACTCTTGATGAGTTCCGTCAAGCGAAAGCGATCTTATTAGAAGAGAAAGCAAAACTTGTAGAAGCGGGTACAACTGTTTCTGATTCTATTGAAGTGGGTATGATGGTTGAAATCCCAGCTTCAGCAGTATTAGCAGATCAATTCGCAAAAGAAGTTGATTTCTTCTCTATCGGAACAAATGACTTAATCCAATACACAATGGCTGCAGACCGTATGAATGAACAAGTAGCTTACTTATACCAACCATATAACCCATCTATTTTACGTCTTGTAAAAATGGTTATCGATGCTGCTCATAAAGAAGGCAAATGGGCTGGTATGTGTGGGGAGATGGCGGGAGATTCACTTGCTATCCCATTATTATTAGGATTAGGTTTAGATGAGTTCAGTATGAGTGCAACATCTATTCTTCCTGCAAGAACACAACTAAGTAAGTTGTCAAAAGCAGAAATGGAAACATTAGCAGAAAAAGCATTAATGATGTCAACTGCTGAAGAAGTTGTTGAACTAGTTAAAAGCATATAA
- the ptsH gene encoding phosphocarrier protein HPr → MEKIFKVTSDSGIHARPATLLVNTASKFGSDINLEYNGKNVNLKSIMGVMSLGIQQNAEIKITANGDDAAQALAAIEETMKNEGLGE, encoded by the coding sequence ATGGAAAAAATCTTTAAAGTAACTAGCGACTCAGGAATTCATGCTCGTCCAGCAACTCTACTTGTAAACACTGCAAGCAAATTTGGTTCTGACATTAACTTAGAGTATAACGGAAAGAACGTTAACTTAAAATCAATCATGGGCGTTATGTCTTTAGGCATTCAACAAAACGCAGAAATTAAAATCACTGCAAATGGTGATGATGCAGCTCAAGCACTAGCAGCTATCGAAGAAACTATGAAAAACGAAGGATTAGGAGAATAA
- the ptsG gene encoding PTS glucose transporter subunit IIABC, giving the protein MFKKIFGVLQKVGKALMLPVAILPAAGILLGFGNAFQNPQLTNVIPALKADWFVMVAKIMEQSGDIIFANLALLFAVGVAIGLAGGDGVAGLAAFVGYLIMNKTMSVFLEVDKLVKVTSSGADPVKIGFADPAYANVLGIPTLQTGVFGGIIVGIVAAYCYNKYFNIELPSYLGFFAGKRFVPIATATFSLVVGIIMCFIWPYIQGGLNTFSHQMIDANRTLAAFIFGLIERSLIPFGLHHIFYSPFWFEFGQYTNAAGELIRGDQKIFMAQLKDGVELTAGTFTTGKYPFMMFGLPAAALAMYHEARPENKKLAAGILGSAALTSFLTGITEPLEFSFLFVAPVLFGIHAVFAGLSFMTMQILGVKIGMTFSGGLIDFMLFGVLPGRTAWWWVIIVGLVLAVIYYFGFRFAIRKWDLKTPGREVANANDGAGKAEAGELPREVLVALGGKENIASLDACITRLRVQVNEQKNVNKDRLKELGAAGVLEVGNNIQAIFGPKSDTLKSQIHDIMSGRTPHVEKEEPVKVEEAPQQVDENETIVSPIEGKILPITEVPDQVFSGKMMGDGFAIEPTEGTVVSPVNGEIVNVFPTKHAIGIQSEGGKEILIHFGIDTVKLNGEGFEALIAQGDKVKQGQPLLKVDLAFVKENAPSIITPIVFTNLQQGQQVELKKDGNVKKGENAIIDIQ; this is encoded by the coding sequence ATGTTTAAGAAGATCTTTGGTGTTCTTCAAAAAGTCGGAAAAGCGTTAATGCTTCCAGTAGCGATTTTACCGGCAGCAGGTATTTTACTTGGATTTGGTAATGCATTTCAAAATCCACAGTTAACAAATGTTATTCCTGCTTTAAAAGCAGATTGGTTCGTAATGGTAGCAAAAATTATGGAACAATCTGGTGATATTATTTTCGCTAACCTTGCATTATTATTCGCAGTTGGGGTAGCAATTGGTTTAGCTGGTGGAGATGGAGTAGCTGGTTTAGCAGCATTCGTCGGCTACTTAATTATGAACAAAACGATGAGTGTGTTCTTAGAAGTAGATAAGCTAGTGAAAGTAACAAGTTCTGGAGCAGATCCAGTAAAAATTGGATTTGCTGATCCAGCATATGCAAATGTATTAGGAATTCCAACGCTACAAACGGGAGTGTTTGGTGGTATTATCGTCGGTATAGTAGCCGCGTATTGCTACAATAAATACTTCAACATTGAATTACCATCATACTTAGGTTTCTTCGCAGGTAAGCGTTTCGTACCGATCGCAACTGCAACATTCTCTTTAGTAGTAGGTATAATCATGTGTTTCATTTGGCCATACATTCAAGGTGGCTTAAATACGTTCTCACATCAAATGATTGATGCAAATAGAACATTAGCAGCATTCATATTCGGTTTAATTGAACGTTCATTAATTCCATTTGGATTACATCACATTTTCTATTCACCGTTCTGGTTCGAATTCGGTCAGTATACAAATGCAGCTGGCGAATTAATCCGTGGTGACCAAAAAATCTTTATGGCACAGTTAAAAGACGGTGTAGAATTAACAGCAGGTACATTTACAACTGGTAAGTATCCGTTCATGATGTTCGGTCTTCCAGCAGCAGCATTAGCAATGTACCATGAAGCACGTCCTGAAAATAAAAAATTAGCAGCTGGTATTTTAGGCTCTGCTGCATTAACATCTTTCTTAACAGGTATTACAGAACCACTTGAATTTTCATTCTTATTCGTAGCACCAGTACTATTTGGAATTCACGCAGTATTTGCTGGTCTATCATTTATGACAATGCAAATTTTAGGTGTTAAAATTGGTATGACATTCTCTGGTGGTTTAATCGACTTTATGTTATTCGGTGTACTACCAGGCCGTACAGCATGGTGGTGGGTAATTATTGTTGGTCTTGTACTAGCAGTTATTTACTACTTCGGATTCCGCTTTGCAATCCGTAAATGGGATTTAAAAACACCTGGTCGTGAAGTAGCAAATGCGAATGACGGTGCAGGGAAAGCAGAAGCTGGTGAACTTCCTCGTGAAGTATTAGTGGCACTTGGTGGTAAAGAAAACATTGCTTCTTTAGACGCTTGTATTACTCGTTTACGTGTTCAAGTTAACGAACAAAAGAATGTAAACAAAGATCGCTTAAAAGAGCTTGGAGCGGCTGGTGTACTTGAAGTTGGAAATAACATTCAAGCTATTTTCGGACCGAAATCTGACACATTAAAATCACAAATTCATGATATTATGTCAGGTCGTACACCTCATGTTGAAAAAGAAGAGCCTGTAAAAGTAGAAGAAGCTCCTCAGCAAGTTGATGAAAACGAAACAATCGTATCACCAATTGAAGGGAAAATCTTACCGATTACAGAAGTACCTGATCAAGTATTCTCAGGAAAAATGATGGGAGACGGATTTGCAATCGAGCCAACAGAAGGAACAGTAGTTTCTCCAGTTAACGGTGAAATCGTCAACGTATTCCCTACAAAGCATGCGATTGGTATTCAATCTGAAGGCGGAAAAGAAATTTTAATCCACTTCGGTATTGATACTGTAAAATTAAATGGTGAAGGTTTTGAAGCACTTATAGCACAAGGCGACAAAGTGAAACAAGGACAACCATTATTAAAAGTCGATCTTGCATTTGTAAAAGAAAATGCACCATCTATCATTACACCAATTGTCTTTACGAATTTACAACAAGGACAACAAGTCGAATTGAAAAAAGATGGAAATGTTAAGAAGGGCGAAAACGCTATTATTGACATTCAGTAG
- the glcT gene encoding glucose PTS transporter transcription antiterminator GlcT, whose translation MSNYLEIKKVLNNNVIIASHPEHEEVVVIGKGIGFGKKAKDVLEQEQIEKMFVLKNERDREQYKLLVPHVSEKLIELMNDIMFYIQEKAKSPLNEHIHIALTDHISFAIKRLKQGLTIDNPFLVETKMLYPEEYEIAEGVVDLLNSRLQITLPEGEIGFIALHIYSSLTNSDLSSVNQNSRLIAQLVSLIETNLQITLDQESIHYLRLIRHLQYAIERVKKEEKVEESQSFADLLKAEYPVCYNLAWKLVKVMQKELQLPVYEAESIYLTMHLQRLVKAEHV comes from the coding sequence ATGAGTAATTATCTAGAAATTAAAAAAGTTTTAAATAATAATGTCATCATTGCTAGCCATCCTGAACACGAGGAAGTAGTAGTGATTGGTAAAGGAATTGGATTTGGGAAAAAAGCGAAAGACGTATTGGAGCAAGAACAAATTGAAAAAATGTTTGTTTTAAAAAATGAACGTGATCGTGAACAATACAAACTGTTAGTGCCGCACGTGAGTGAAAAATTAATTGAATTAATGAATGATATTATGTTCTACATTCAAGAAAAAGCAAAATCACCATTGAATGAACATATTCATATCGCTTTAACAGATCATATTTCTTTTGCGATTAAGAGATTAAAACAAGGACTTACAATTGATAATCCTTTTTTAGTTGAAACGAAAATGCTCTATCCAGAGGAATATGAAATTGCTGAAGGTGTTGTAGACCTTTTAAACTCTCGTTTGCAAATTACATTGCCAGAAGGAGAAATTGGGTTTATTGCACTCCATATTTACAGTTCACTTACAAATTCAGATTTATCTTCGGTTAATCAAAACTCCCGTCTCATTGCACAGCTTGTGTCTTTAATTGAGACAAACTTACAAATTACATTAGACCAAGAAAGCATCCACTATTTACGCCTAATCCGTCATTTGCAATATGCTATTGAACGGGTGAAAAAAGAGGAAAAAGTAGAGGAATCACAAAGTTTTGCTGATTTATTAAAGGCGGAATATCCTGTCTGTTATAATTTAGCTTGGAAGCTAGTTAAGGTCATGCAAAAAGAATTGCAACTTCCTGTGTATGAAGCAGAGAGCATATATTTAACGATGCACCTGCAGCGCTTAGTGAAAGCAGAGCATGTGTAA
- a CDS encoding HAD family hydrolase: MIKMFVSDIDGTMMQHGGLIDEQDIVALRSLAEQNVILCFASGRLDNEIADLMKAVNTNFHRISVNGVFVYTHENKQLLSATFDSSILPDLLAMTNEDPYFRYVSDEHNYYIEEKTPFIHELEQEVTMTSVEEPHLLQKIDDTIFPNKISVGGTKESLQLLQKKIDEQFHGKVSTFISAEQCLDVMPPNISKGAAISVLLEEFQIQPEEVACIGDSYNDIPMFSLTPHSFAMSQADEAVKEHAHYVVNTVKDAVNHVIAHNKNTTHSL, translated from the coding sequence ATGATTAAAATGTTTGTAAGTGATATCGATGGTACAATGATGCAACACGGAGGATTAATTGACGAACAGGATATTGTTGCACTTCGTAGTCTTGCTGAGCAAAATGTTATTCTTTGTTTCGCTTCTGGCCGACTTGATAATGAAATTGCAGACTTAATGAAAGCTGTAAATACAAATTTCCATCGTATTAGTGTAAATGGTGTTTTCGTGTACACACATGAAAACAAGCAACTATTATCCGCAACATTCGATTCGAGTATTCTACCTGACCTGTTAGCAATGACAAATGAAGATCCTTATTTTCGTTATGTAAGTGATGAGCATAATTATTACATTGAAGAGAAAACACCGTTTATTCATGAGCTTGAACAAGAAGTAACAATGACTTCTGTTGAAGAACCTCATCTATTACAGAAAATTGATGATACAATTTTCCCAAATAAAATCTCTGTCGGTGGAACAAAGGAAAGCTTACAACTCCTTCAGAAAAAAATTGATGAACAATTCCATGGAAAAGTTAGTACATTCATTTCAGCAGAACAATGTTTAGATGTAATGCCACCTAATATTAGTAAAGGGGCTGCTATTTCTGTTTTATTAGAAGAGTTTCAAATACAACCAGAGGAAGTTGCTTGCATAGGGGATTCTTATAATGATATCCCAATGTTTTCTTTAACTCCTCACAGTTTTGCTATGTCTCAAGCAGATGAAGCAGTAAAAGAACACGCTCACTATGTAGTAAATACAGTTAAAGATGCTGTTAACCACGTAATTGCTCATAATAAAAATACGACTCACTCCTTGTAA
- the phnF gene encoding phosphonate metabolism transcriptional regulator PhnF, with product MNIDKYSPFPIYYQIQEWVKQLIEDGEWKPGDKIPSENELCDKFEVSRMTIRQAINNLVEQGYLYRKRGIGTFVQLPKVEQKLQGMTGFTEDMISRGMNPSSQLLSFRLVPATAKIADRLRIQEGESVYEVRRIRLADDEPIAFETTYLSPALVKDINEEILQQSLYEHLEKKLGFKLVSATQSIEASIATDNEAEHLHIPKKAPVLVMRQWSYSEGEVPLEYVKCIYRGDRYKFITNIARNK from the coding sequence ATGAACATCGACAAGTATTCACCATTTCCGATCTATTATCAGATTCAAGAGTGGGTGAAACAGCTAATTGAGGACGGCGAATGGAAGCCGGGAGATAAAATCCCATCTGAGAATGAACTTTGCGATAAGTTCGAAGTGAGTCGTATGACAATCAGACAGGCGATTAATAATTTAGTGGAACAAGGCTATTTATATCGGAAACGTGGAATCGGTACGTTTGTCCAACTTCCGAAAGTGGAACAAAAATTGCAAGGAATGACGGGATTCACAGAAGATATGATTTCTCGTGGAATGAACCCAAGTAGTCAATTACTTAGTTTCCGCCTAGTTCCAGCTACTGCGAAAATAGCAGACAGGTTGAGAATACAGGAGGGAGAGTCGGTTTATGAAGTTAGGCGTATTCGCTTAGCTGATGATGAACCGATTGCTTTTGAGACGACATATTTGTCGCCAGCTCTTGTAAAAGATATTAACGAAGAAATATTGCAACAATCTTTATATGAACATTTAGAGAAAAAACTGGGCTTTAAACTTGTTAGCGCTACTCAATCAATTGAAGCTTCAATTGCAACGGATAATGAAGCTGAACATCTGCATATTCCTAAAAAGGCGCCAGTGCTTGTAATGCGTCAATGGTCATATTCAGAAGGTGAAGTACCGTTAGAGTATGTGAAATGTATTTATCGCGGGGATCGTTATAAGTTTATTACAAACATCGCACGTAACAAATAA
- the nagB gene encoding glucosamine-6-phosphate deaminase, translated as MNILVVKTPEELAEAGYKLIEEVVKTKENPTLGMATGSSPLGIYAEMRKNKLDTSRVTTVNLDEYVNLPHEDKNSYHYFMQEQLFDHLPFKQTYVPNGMASDLEEECKRYEGILAANPVDLQILGIGENGHIGFNEPGTPFNSPTNIVELTESTRQANLRFFEKEEDVPTHAITMGIGSIMKAKQVLLVAMGSKKAEALKELLQGEYSEACPATVLQRHPNVTVIADQEALSLCSEAIADEHRQVFTISDLLSDSRVGETAN; from the coding sequence ATGAATATTCTTGTTGTAAAAACTCCAGAAGAACTAGCAGAAGCAGGTTATAAATTAATTGAAGAAGTTGTAAAAACAAAAGAAAATCCAACATTAGGAATGGCTACAGGAAGCTCTCCATTAGGTATTTATGCAGAAATGCGAAAAAATAAACTTGATACAAGCCGTGTAACCACTGTAAACTTAGATGAGTACGTAAATTTACCACATGAAGATAAAAACAGCTATCACTATTTCATGCAAGAACAGTTGTTTGATCATCTTCCATTTAAACAAACTTATGTACCAAACGGGATGGCAAGTGATTTAGAGGAAGAGTGCAAACGTTACGAGGGCATTCTAGCTGCTAACCCAGTTGACCTACAGATTCTTGGAATCGGTGAAAACGGTCACATCGGATTTAACGAGCCAGGAACACCGTTTAATTCTCCAACAAACATTGTTGAATTAACAGAATCTACACGCCAAGCAAACCTTCGCTTCTTCGAAAAAGAAGAAGATGTGCCAACTCATGCGATTACAATGGGAATTGGAAGCATTATGAAAGCGAAACAAGTTCTACTTGTTGCTATGGGTTCTAAAAAGGCAGAAGCTCTTAAAGAATTATTGCAAGGTGAGTATAGTGAAGCGTGTCCTGCTACAGTTTTACAACGTCATCCGAATGTAACCGTAATTGCTGATCAAGAAGCTCTATCTTTATGCAGTGAGGCGATTGCTGATGAACATCGACAAGTATTCACCATTTCCGATCTATTATCAGATTCAAGAGTGGGTGAAACAGCTAATTGA
- the nagA gene encoding N-acetylglucosamine-6-phosphate deacetylase yields MKTQVVINAKIYTGQEVVENGFIRYAETIKEIGLMAQYVSQENEAVLDAAGKIVIPGMIDVHIHGGYDIDAMDANSDGLVTLGKEMLKEGVTTYFPTTMTQAPEAIEAALHAAKEAKEKGAHFEYIHLEGPYVSKKRAGAQPLEHIVPANIEQFKQWQEASGHLIKLVTYAPEEEGALEFEQYLAETGVVGTMGHTDAIDAQLKNRNITHATHLYNQMRGLHHREPGVVGHVLLNPDVMVEVITDGIHIHPDMVKLAYKLKGPKKVSVITDAMRAKGLEDGLYELGGQPVHVRDGSARLEDGTLAGSILKMDQAFRNVIEFTGCSIEDAVLMTSVNQAEEFGLNHKGALAVGKDADFVVMNEDLHVYDTVRLGIHMKEGK; encoded by the coding sequence ATGAAAACGCAAGTTGTCATCAATGCCAAAATTTATACAGGTCAAGAAGTAGTGGAAAACGGATTTATTCGTTACGCAGAAACAATTAAAGAAATTGGTTTGATGGCTCAATATGTATCACAAGAAAATGAAGCGGTTTTAGATGCGGCAGGGAAGATTGTGATTCCAGGTATGATTGATGTTCATATTCATGGTGGATACGATATTGATGCGATGGATGCAAATAGCGATGGATTAGTAACTCTAGGTAAAGAAATGTTAAAAGAAGGAGTTACAACTTACTTCCCAACAACAATGACACAAGCTCCAGAAGCAATCGAAGCAGCACTACATGCTGCGAAGGAAGCGAAAGAAAAAGGAGCACATTTCGAATATATTCACTTAGAAGGACCGTATGTTTCAAAAAAACGTGCAGGTGCACAACCACTTGAACATATTGTTCCTGCGAATATTGAACAATTTAAACAATGGCAGGAAGCAAGCGGGCATCTAATTAAATTAGTAACATATGCGCCTGAAGAAGAAGGTGCGTTAGAGTTTGAGCAGTATCTTGCTGAAACTGGTGTTGTCGGCACAATGGGACATACAGATGCAATTGATGCGCAACTAAAAAATAGAAACATTACACATGCAACGCATTTATACAATCAAATGCGTGGATTACATCACCGTGAACCAGGAGTTGTGGGTCATGTGTTATTAAATCCAGATGTAATGGTTGAAGTAATTACAGATGGTATTCACATTCACCCTGATATGGTGAAATTAGCATATAAATTAAAAGGACCGAAAAAAGTAAGTGTTATTACTGACGCAATGCGTGCAAAAGGTCTTGAAGATGGATTATATGAGCTTGGCGGACAGCCAGTACATGTAAGAGACGGTAGTGCTCGATTAGAAGATGGAACGTTAGCTGGTAGTATTCTAAAAATGGATCAAGCTTTCCGAAATGTAATTGAATTTACAGGTTGTTCAATCGAAGATGCAGTACTGATGACATCAGTTAACCAAGCAGAAGAGTTTGGATTAAATCATAAAGGTGCATTAGCGGTAGGAAAAGATGCAGACTTTGTTGTGATGAATGAAGATTTACATGTATATGATACGGTTCGTTTAGGAATTCATATGAAGGAAGGGAAGTAA
- a CDS encoding ComEC/Rec2 family competence protein, with protein MRGIRSILLLVSVLLCFSLNSASAKRYMMSIHTTSPLHMQRQHFGKMKVSFLKVGQGDATLITLPNGQTMLIDGGPYEAGEVIIQKLIEKGINHLDAIVSTHPDMDHIGGLIPIVEQMPVSLILDSGKTYSSFTYHTYRNHIKKRGIPFVSVKEGQYIPLDPHVSIQVLNNGKSKDENNESSIVLKIRYGKADFLLMGDADVRTETEILKRFDVHADVLKVGHHGSYTSTSEVFIKNVEPQFAILSYGSKNPYGHPHQSVMRRLKQHGIMIYGTNKRTVEMETDGEHITVGTSGLMPLLK; from the coding sequence ATGAGAGGTATACGAAGTATTTTATTATTAGTTTCTGTTTTGTTATGCTTTTCTTTAAATAGTGCATCGGCCAAAAGATATATGATGTCTATTCATACCACGTCTCCTTTACATATGCAGCGGCAACATTTTGGTAAAATGAAAGTGAGTTTTTTAAAAGTTGGGCAAGGTGATGCGACACTTATTACATTGCCCAATGGACAAACGATGTTAATTGATGGGGGACCTTACGAAGCCGGAGAGGTTATCATTCAAAAACTAATCGAAAAAGGGATTAACCATTTAGATGCTATCGTCAGTACTCATCCTGATATGGATCATATAGGAGGGCTGATTCCGATTGTAGAACAAATGCCAGTATCACTTATATTAGATAGTGGAAAAACATATAGTTCTTTTACTTATCACACGTATCGGAATCATATTAAAAAAAGAGGAATTCCTTTCGTCTCTGTAAAAGAGGGACAATACATACCGTTAGATCCGCATGTTTCCATACAAGTATTAAATAATGGGAAATCAAAAGATGAAAATAATGAATCTTCAATTGTATTAAAGATTCGGTATGGAAAGGCGGATTTTTTGCTAATGGGTGATGCTGATGTGCGAACGGAAACTGAAATATTAAAGCGATTTGATGTACATGCAGATGTGTTAAAGGTGGGACATCATGGCTCATATACTTCAACAAGTGAAGTGTTTATAAAGAACGTAGAGCCACAGTTCGCAATTCTTTCATATGGAAGCAAAAATCCGTATGGACATCCGCACCAAAGTGTAATGAGACGATTAAAACAGCATGGTATAATGATATATGGGACAAATAAACGTACAGTAGAAATGGAAACAGACGGCGAGCATATTACAGTAGGTACTAGTGGATTAATGCCATTACTTAAATGA
- the scpB gene encoding segregation/condensation protein ScpB yields MDRTEQKSIIEGLLFVSGDEGIYPEQIAKVLEIEGNEVIDILEEMQKECEGAHRGLQIVQYAKVYRFATKKEHASYYQKLIDIPTAASLSQAALETLAIVAYRQPITRTEMEEIRGVKTDKALQTLVSHLLIKEMGRAEGPGRPILYGTTKEFLDTFGLKTLDDLPALSEENEQMNEADLFFGSLQEISK; encoded by the coding sequence ATGGATAGAACAGAACAGAAATCAATCATTGAAGGGCTTTTATTTGTGTCTGGTGATGAAGGGATTTATCCAGAACAAATAGCGAAAGTCCTTGAAATTGAAGGAAATGAAGTAATCGATATTTTAGAAGAAATGCAAAAAGAATGTGAAGGTGCACACCGCGGTTTGCAAATTGTACAGTATGCAAAAGTATATCGTTTTGCTACAAAGAAAGAACATGCTTCGTACTATCAAAAATTAATAGATATCCCAACAGCTGCTTCACTCTCTCAGGCTGCTCTAGAAACGTTAGCGATTGTGGCATATCGTCAACCGATTACAAGGACTGAAATGGAAGAGATTAGAGGGGTAAAAACCGATAAGGCGTTACAGACGTTAGTTTCACACTTACTTATAAAAGAAATGGGAAGAGCAGAAGGGCCAGGGCGTCCTATTTTATATGGAACAACGAAAGAATTTTTGGATACATTTGGACTGAAAACATTAGATGATTTACCGGCACTTTCTGAAGAGAATGAACAAATGAATGAAGCAGATTTATTCTTTGGTTCTTTACAGGAGATATCGAAATAA